In a genomic window of Leishmania donovani BPK282A1 complete genome, chromosome 32:
- a CDS encoding iron superoxide dismutase, putative, with the protein MPFAVQPLPYPHDALASKGMSKEQVTFHHEKHHKGYAVKLNAAAESNSGLASKSLVDIIKSEKGPAFNCAAQIFNHDFFWRCLSPRGGGEPSGPLASAIVDSFGSFASFKKEFTDAANGHFGSGWAWLVKDKSSGKLKVLQTHDAGCPLTEPNLVPILTCDIWEHAYYIDYRNDRASYVNAFWNMVDWDFASSQL; encoded by the coding sequence ATGCCGTTCGCTGttcagccgctgccgtacCCCCACGATGCGCTCGCGTCGAAGGGCATGTCGAAGGAGCAGGTCACCTTCCACCACGAGAAGCACCACAAGGGGTACGCCGTGAAGCTGAACGCTGCCGCGGAGTCAAACTCGGGTCTTGCGTCGAAGTCGCTGGTGGACATCATCAAGTCTGAGAAGGGCCCCGCCTTCAACTGTGCGGCGCAGATTTTCAACCACGACTTCTTCTGGCGCTGCCTGTCGCcgagaggcggtggcgagccGTCGGGCCCTTTGGCGAGTGCGATCGTCGACAGTTTTGGCAGCTTCGCGAGCTTCAAGAAGGAATTCACGGATGCGGCCAACGGCCACTTTGGCTCCGGCTGGGCGTGGCTCGTGAAGGACAAGTCGAGTGGCAAGCTGAAGGTGCTCCAAACGCACGACGCGGGCTGCCCGCTCACGGAGCCCAACCTCGTGCCGATCTTGACGTGCGATATATGGGAGCACGCGTACTATATCGACTACAGGAACGACCGCGCGTCCTACGTGAACGCATTTTGGAACATGGTGGACTGGGATTTCGCCTCTAGCCAGCTTTAA
- a CDS encoding iron superoxide dismutase, putative, translated as MPFAVQPLPYPHDALASKGMSKEQVTFHHEKHHKGYAVKLNAAAQSNSGLASKSLVDIIKSEKGPAFNCAAQIFNHDFFWRCLSPRGGSKPHGEIASAIVDSFGSFASFKKEFTDAANGHFGSGWAWLVKDKSSGKLKVLQTHDAGCPLTEPNLVPILTCDIWEHAYYIDYRNDRASYVNAFWNMVNWSHANRCYRAAGGSHYVNSDL; from the coding sequence ATGCCGTTCGCTGttcagccgctgccgtacCCCCACGATGCGCTCGCGTCGAAGGGCATGTCGAAGGAGCAGGTCACCTTCCACCACGAGAAGCACCACAAGGGGTACGCCGTGAAGCTGAACGCTGCCGCGCAGTCAAACTCGGGTCTTGCGTCGAAGTCGCTGGTGGACATCATCAAGTCTGAGAAGGGCCCCGCCTTCAACTGTGCGGCGCAGATTTTCAACCACGACTTCTTCTGGCGCTGCCTGTCGCCGAGAGGCGGGTCGAAGCCGCACGGAGAGATCGCGAGTGCGATCGTCGACAGTTTTGGCAGCTTCGCGAGCTTCAAGAAGGAATTCACGGATGCGGCCAACGGCCACTTTGGCTCCGGCTGGGCGTGGCTCGTGAAGGACAAGTCGAGTGGCAAGCTGAAGGTGCTCCAAACGCACGACGCGGGCTGCCCGCTCACGGAGCCCAACCTCGTGCCGATCTTGACGTGCGATATATGGGAGCACGCGTACTATATCGACTACAGGAACGACCGCGCGTCCTACGTGAACGCATTTTGGAACATGGTAAATTGGTCGCACGCCAACCGCTGCTACAGGGCTGCTGGTGGCTCCCACTACGTCAACAGTGATCTGTAA